From Spirosoma aerolatum, one genomic window encodes:
- a CDS encoding L,D-transpeptidase family protein: MEKQKKIIIGVAIGVGIIILFFVGRWWNTRKADREQAARVEQKRKQDEKVVRQAALTLHQLCLYADSIGIDTSRFSTPKMLDKAEIDANLTQLLLEARYGKKPSQLAFNGLKEAVDSAWAEKTDAIQVGQVKTSLMAFEPYAKLVGHYNRLRKRAAGKATSSDSLRLIRQTLNFYRYVNRFNPDQFVIVNIPAGELNVFNRSGKRLLPMQVITGKPDRRTPCMTTYIQDIIAYPYWNVPQNIALDEIVPHVKRDVAYLYNQNFQVLDERNREVDPEEVDWDGITETNFPYRIRQASGCENSLGLLKFDLANPLAIYLHDTNSRDLFKLTSDRWRSHGCVRVQKPVELANLILGEQTFDDDFMNKCLIDQKPRVLKIPKPFPVFITYNLADVDATGKLRFYKDVYGWAK; encoded by the coding sequence ATGGAAAAGCAGAAGAAAATTATCATAGGCGTAGCGATAGGGGTAGGAATAATTATCCTTTTTTTTGTTGGGCGATGGTGGAATACCCGAAAGGCCGACCGTGAACAGGCTGCGCGTGTGGAACAAAAGCGAAAGCAGGACGAAAAGGTTGTCAGACAGGCCGCTTTGACCCTGCATCAATTGTGTTTATATGCCGATTCGATCGGTATTGATACCAGTCGATTCAGTACACCTAAAATGCTTGATAAAGCTGAAATTGATGCCAACTTAACGCAGTTACTGTTAGAAGCCCGGTACGGAAAGAAACCGTCGCAACTGGCGTTCAATGGCCTGAAAGAAGCCGTCGATTCGGCCTGGGCCGAAAAGACAGATGCGATTCAGGTGGGGCAGGTCAAAACATCGTTGATGGCCTTTGAACCCTACGCGAAGCTGGTCGGGCACTATAACCGACTGCGTAAACGAGCCGCAGGAAAGGCTACAAGTTCGGATTCTCTGCGATTGATTCGGCAAACGCTTAATTTCTATCGGTATGTCAATCGGTTCAATCCTGATCAGTTTGTGATCGTCAATATCCCGGCGGGCGAGCTGAATGTATTTAATCGGTCAGGGAAACGCTTACTACCCATGCAGGTCATTACGGGGAAACCCGATCGACGAACTCCCTGCATGACGACCTACATTCAGGATATTATAGCCTATCCGTACTGGAACGTTCCCCAGAATATTGCTCTTGACGAGATTGTTCCCCACGTAAAGCGTGATGTAGCGTACCTGTACAACCAGAATTTTCAGGTCCTGGACGAGCGTAACCGTGAAGTTGACCCGGAAGAGGTTGACTGGGACGGCATTACGGAAACCAATTTCCCCTATCGGATTCGGCAGGCTTCAGGCTGCGAAAACTCACTGGGGTTATTGAAGTTCGATCTGGCTAACCCGCTTGCGATCTATCTGCACGATACCAATAGCCGCGACTTATTCAAGCTCACCAGCGACCGCTGGCGGAGTCATGGCTGTGTGCGTGTGCAAAAACCCGTTGAACTCGCCAACCTGATATTGGGCGAACAAACCTTCGACGATGATTTCATGAATAAATGCCTGATTGACCAGAAGCCCCGCGTTCTGAAAATTCCAAAGCCATTTCCGGTA